A genome region from Methanobacterium subterraneum includes the following:
- a CDS encoding transposase translates to MISEIYYSPVYSGVSKQLNLLDFSFKNSNIQCLKSVLNKNSELKENKLVKFIERTYYYVKIAINKYSNAFSNHLYSQHALFTILAMKIYTKSTYREIIDFIDVSDIIKKYLRIKKVPHFTTIQKFFKRLPSKQIREINHLILSLNDIRADIIALDGSGFTNDYADKYYAKIRQKERKSYIKNHLTIDVKTRLILYYQTSRGPKYDTQFAKPALRQIKKYKPHYIVADKAYDTEPIRKCINEELKAFDQIPLKKRAKKGQYRLKSPTIFRHKIYINRNNIESIFSVIKRKFDGTNHSRSTQLSNKETKLKNTVYNIYRSTQIN, encoded by the coding sequence ATGATTAGCGAAATCTATTATTCCCCTGTTTATAGTGGAGTTTCAAAGCAGTTAAATCTTTTGGATTTTAGTTTTAAAAATTCTAATATTCAATGTTTAAAAAGTGTTTTAAACAAGAATAGTGAATTAAAAGAAAATAAACTGGTGAAATTCATCGAAAGAACGTATTATTATGTTAAAATAGCGATAAATAAGTATTCTAATGCTTTTTCAAATCATTTATATTCACAACATGCTTTATTCACAATATTGGCCATGAAAATTTACACAAAATCAACATATCGTGAAATAATTGATTTTATTGATGTTTCAGACATAATTAAGAAATATTTGAGAATAAAAAAGGTTCCACACTTTACAACGATCCAAAAATTTTTTAAAAGACTCCCTTCAAAACAAATTAGAGAAATTAACCATTTAATATTATCATTAAACGATATTAGAGCAGATATAATAGCATTAGACGGCTCTGGTTTTACTAATGATTATGCAGACAAGTATTATGCAAAAATACGGCAAAAAGAAAGAAAAAGCTACATAAAAAACCACTTAACAATAGACGTAAAAACACGCCTTATTTTATATTATCAAACATCACGTGGACCAAAATACGACACACAATTTGCAAAACCCGCATTAAGACAAATCAAAAAGTATAAACCACATTACATAGTAGCAGACAAAGCATATGACACAGAACCAATAAGAAAATGCATAAATGAAGAACTCAAAGCATTTGACCAAATACCCCTCAAAAAAAGAGCAAAAAAAGGACAATACAGACTAAAAAGCCCAACAATATTCCGACACAAAATATACATAAACAGAAACAATATAGAAAGCATATTTTCAGTAATAAAAAGAAAATTCGATGGTACAAACCACAGCAGAAGCACACAACTATCAAACAAAGAAACCAAACTCAAAAACACAGTATACAACATCTACAGATCAACACAAATCAACTAA
- the brxL gene encoding protease Lon-related BREX system protein BrxL — translation MDDSNQMENFHDDLSEDLNTKLNDNFAGRIVRKDLTKKIKEGANVPVYVLEYLLGKYCATTEESLIHQGVENVKKILAENYVRPDEAQKILSKLRESGSYTVIDTVTVRLNYKLDRYEADFSNLGLSGVPIAKEYPSKYERLLGGNIWCMINFEYFFDEADQRRNPFIIKKLSPIQMPNLDLEEIIVGRDNFTKEQWIDVLLRSCGMEPTQFDERVKWLLLARLIPLVENNFNLCELGPRGTGKSHVYREISPNSILVSGGQTTVANLFYNMSTKLIGLVGMWDCVAFDEVAGIHFKDKDGVPIMKDYMASGSFSRGKDEKNASASMVFVGNINQSVDVLLKTSSLFDPFPEDMGKDTAFFDRMHCYVPGWEIPKYRPEFFTNDYGFITDYLSEFMREMRKRSYADALDDYFKLGNNLNQRDVVAVRKMVSGLIKLVYPNGVYDKEDIREILVFALESRRRVKEQLKKIGGMEFYDVNFSYIDNETLQEDFVSVPEQSGGKLIPEGIHKPGHLYTVGQADKGMIGVFKIETEMMNGTGKFNCTGIGSKKEVKEAINTAYSYLKSNSSNVSGTISTKNKDYLMQVQDLNGVGMTKYLALASFVALCSAALNKPVLASTAILGSISIGGTILKIEELANILQVCLDSGAKKVLIPISSSADLTNVPPELIGNFSLIFYQSAEDAVFKALGVE, via the coding sequence ATGGATGATTCTAATCAAATGGAAAATTTTCATGATGATCTAAGTGAAGATTTGAATACCAAATTAAATGATAACTTTGCAGGAAGAATTGTTCGAAAGGATTTAACTAAAAAGATTAAAGAAGGGGCCAATGTCCCAGTATACGTTCTGGAATACCTTTTAGGTAAATATTGTGCCACCACCGAAGAGTCACTCATCCACCAAGGAGTGGAAAATGTTAAAAAAATACTCGCAGAGAATTATGTAAGGCCTGATGAAGCTCAAAAAATTTTATCAAAACTAAGGGAATCTGGTAGTTACACTGTAATTGACACTGTTACAGTGAGGTTAAATTATAAACTTGACCGATATGAAGCTGATTTCTCGAATCTTGGTTTATCAGGTGTACCCATAGCTAAAGAATACCCATCCAAATACGAAAGATTATTAGGTGGGAATATTTGGTGTATGATTAATTTCGAATACTTCTTTGATGAAGCTGATCAAAGAAGGAATCCATTTATTATAAAAAAATTATCTCCTATTCAAATGCCTAATCTTGATTTAGAAGAAATAATTGTTGGTAGGGATAACTTCACCAAAGAACAATGGATTGATGTGCTTCTAAGATCCTGTGGTATGGAACCAACACAATTTGATGAAAGGGTTAAATGGTTACTCTTAGCCAGACTCATCCCTCTAGTTGAAAATAACTTTAATCTATGTGAATTAGGCCCTCGTGGAACTGGTAAATCACATGTTTACCGGGAAATATCACCTAACAGCATATTAGTTTCTGGTGGGCAGACAACTGTGGCTAATTTGTTTTACAACATGTCCACCAAGTTAATTGGTTTAGTGGGTATGTGGGATTGTGTGGCCTTTGATGAAGTTGCTGGGATCCATTTTAAAGATAAAGATGGAGTTCCTATAATGAAGGATTATATGGCTTCTGGTTCATTTTCTAGAGGTAAAGATGAAAAGAATGCATCCGCTTCCATGGTTTTTGTGGGAAACATTAACCAAAGTGTAGATGTTTTACTTAAAACTTCAAGCCTTTTTGATCCTTTCCCTGAGGATATGGGTAAAGATACTGCATTTTTTGATCGTATGCATTGTTATGTTCCTGGTTGGGAGATACCTAAATATCGTCCAGAGTTTTTCACTAATGATTATGGTTTTATTACCGATTATTTATCTGAATTCATGCGGGAAATGCGTAAAAGATCCTATGCTGATGCATTAGATGATTACTTTAAATTAGGGAATAATTTAAACCAGCGAGATGTTGTGGCGGTTCGAAAAATGGTCTCAGGATTAATTAAACTAGTTTATCCCAATGGAGTATATGATAAAGAGGATATTCGAGAGATACTAGTTTTTGCTTTGGAAAGCCGGAGAAGGGTTAAAGAGCAACTGAAAAAGATTGGTGGTATGGAATTTTATGATGTCAACTTCTCATACATTGATAATGAAACATTACAAGAAGACTTTGTTTCAGTTCCAGAGCAAAGTGGGGGTAAATTAATCCCAGAGGGCATTCATAAACCCGGACATCTTTACACTGTTGGTCAAGCCGATAAGGGAATGATTGGAGTCTTTAAAATTGAAACTGAGATGATGAATGGTACTGGAAAGTTCAACTGCACTGGCATTGGCTCTAAAAAAGAAGTCAAAGAAGCAATCAACACTGCTTACAGTTACTTGAAGTCCAATAGTTCAAATGTTAGTGGAACCATTAGCACTAAGAATAAAGATTATTTAATGCAGGTCCAAGATTTAAATGGTGTGGGGATGACCAAGTATTTAGCTTTAGCCTCATTTGTAGCATTATGTTCAGCAGCATTAAATAAACCAGTCTTAGCAAGCACAGCTATACTAGGTAGTATCAGTATTGGTGGAACAATCCTAAAAATTGAAGAACTAGCTAATATATTGCAGGTCTGTTTAGATAGTGGAGCTAAAAAAGTTTTAATTCCTATTAGTTCTAGTGCTGATTTAACTAATGTTCCCCCAGAATTGATAGGTAATTTTAGTTTGATTTTCTATCAGTCAGCTGAAGATGCTGTTTTTAAGGCGTTGGGTGTTGAATAA
- a CDS encoding tetratricopeptide repeat protein, translating to MSTEQDLHQLLNNADKEFISIKNRKKSRPLYEKALDLAIKLSKKIEINYIKAKIALIDEDPQKALKYLDNIKNKRFDLFLNVMNYKGVALDSLEKYNQAIECYEVVLKNDPEFALAWNNKGIAYDSLGNHGENPICHKKAIECFNKVIKLNKSITDLTASAWNNKGIAFDHLRNYEKAIYCYNKSLEHNPNYHKAWNYKGIAFCSLGKHNEAIRCYNEGLKIDSTYQWFKINKGRAFHLKGEYSKAVQCFDEVLESEPDNEDAKLNKILSTIYLGSLDKKEIEELYNQILEDFEIISNKKIRDEKVLELEAHKAVILKLKDQYKLILDKKDDCQEVLDNYLSPRDNPMDDNFLMVLRRWNSWTPAIITDTESNMGGGYFLFWEGKGIVIDPGFDFLYNFLHKEKLRIYDVNAVIITHAHIDHCVDFEALLTLIYEYNDSLEHKKKFMDTIDDKIDHEIEELEIEEFNKDLDGKKKKIDVFLNLGAMKKFLGWIPVDEKDKNAKIKRIYPLEPGITHDLEDYNLKLKIKKAIHNDILTKTYSTGLLVELYGKAGYDKKNPFKIGFTSDTRHADEIVAQYKNVDVLVPHLGSIDENDFNPLSKKRDQNHLKLKGVISAISKSQAKLAVISEFGEELGESRIDLVDALNGAFEITRCLTGDIGLKVKIPELSIKCQGCNIFVNRNRIIEGIDHSSEDKGVVYYCPDCNQT from the coding sequence ATGTCAACAGAACAAGATTTGCATCAATTATTAAATAATGCAGATAAAGAATTTATTTCAATAAAAAATAGGAAAAAATCAAGGCCACTATATGAAAAAGCACTTGATTTAGCCATAAAACTAAGTAAAAAAATAGAAATAAATTATATAAAAGCTAAAATTGCGTTAATTGACGAGGACCCCCAAAAGGCCCTAAAATACCTGGATAATATTAAAAATAAAAGATTTGACTTATTTTTAAATGTTATGAATTATAAGGGTGTTGCTCTTGATAGCTTAGAAAAATATAATCAAGCTATAGAATGTTATGAAGTTGTTCTTAAAAATGACCCTGAATTTGCATTAGCATGGAATAATAAAGGAATAGCATATGATAGTTTGGGAAATCATGGAGAAAATCCTATTTGCCATAAAAAAGCCATTGAATGTTTTAATAAAGTTATAAAATTAAATAAATCTATTACTGATTTAACTGCTTCTGCCTGGAATAATAAAGGAATAGCATTCGATCATCTAAGAAACTATGAGAAGGCTATTTACTGCTATAATAAATCTCTTGAACACAATCCTAATTACCATAAGGCTTGGAATTATAAAGGCATAGCATTTTGTAGTTTAGGAAAGCACAATGAGGCTATCCGATGCTATAATGAAGGATTAAAAATTGATTCTACTTACCAATGGTTTAAGATAAATAAAGGTCGCGCATTCCATCTAAAAGGTGAATATTCAAAGGCAGTGCAGTGTTTTGATGAGGTACTTGAAAGTGAACCTGATAATGAAGATGCTAAACTAAATAAAATTTTATCAACGATTTATTTAGGAAGTTTAGATAAAAAAGAGATAGAAGAGTTATACAATCAAATATTGGAAGATTTTGAAATAATTAGTAATAAAAAAATAAGGGATGAAAAAGTTTTAGAATTAGAAGCCCATAAAGCAGTTATACTTAAATTAAAAGACCAATATAAACTAATATTAGACAAAAAAGATGATTGCCAAGAAGTTTTAGATAATTACCTAAGTCCAAGGGATAATCCTATGGATGACAATTTTTTAATGGTTTTAAGAAGATGGAATTCTTGGACACCTGCAATAATTACTGATACTGAATCTAATATGGGTGGCGGTTATTTCTTATTTTGGGAAGGTAAAGGCATTGTAATTGATCCGGGATTTGATTTTCTGTATAATTTCCTTCATAAAGAAAAATTAAGGATTTATGATGTTAATGCTGTAATTATTACTCATGCACATATAGATCACTGTGTTGATTTTGAAGCACTCCTTACACTCATATATGAATATAATGATTCTTTAGAACATAAAAAGAAGTTCATGGATACAATTGATGATAAAATAGATCATGAAATTGAAGAGCTTGAAATTGAAGAATTTAATAAAGATTTAGATGGGAAAAAAAAGAAAATAGATGTTTTTTTAAATCTGGGGGCCATGAAAAAATTTTTAGGCTGGATACCTGTTGATGAAAAAGATAAAAACGCTAAGATTAAGAGAATATATCCACTTGAACCTGGCATTACACACGATTTAGAGGATTATAATCTCAAATTAAAGATTAAAAAGGCAATACATAACGATATTTTAACGAAAACATACTCAACAGGATTGCTAGTTGAATTATATGGTAAAGCTGGATATGATAAGAAAAACCCTTTTAAAATCGGATTCACAAGTGATACTAGACATGCTGATGAAATTGTAGCTCAATACAAAAATGTGGATGTTCTTGTTCCCCATTTAGGTTCAATCGATGAAAACGACTTTAATCCATTGTCCAAAAAAAGAGATCAAAATCACTTGAAACTTAAAGGTGTTATATCTGCCATATCTAAATCACAAGCAAAATTAGCTGTAATTTCCGAGTTTGGCGAAGAATTAGGTGAATCCAGAATTGATTTAGTTGATGCTCTCAACGGAGCATTTGAAATTACTAGGTGTTTAACAGGGGATATAGGTCTCAAAGTTAAAATTCCAGAATTATCAATTAAATGCCAGGGATGTAATATATTTGTGAACAGAAATAGAATCATTGAAGGAATAGACCATAGTTCTGAAGATAAAGGTGTTGTATACTATTGCCCGGATTGTAATCAAACATAA
- a CDS encoding DUF1802 family protein, giving the protein MAQITKCLNEWNATVEALGQGKQTILIRNYNTTLPNFILYPTVSYALKDNYLESFQPKYRDFVEENALPLKENSKFLVKYFAKVEKVIEKPVSRVGSLKNYYIWTSEHVKSYMNTPKAKVWILRVYELKEPVMAERTRGMRYANLLEPVSLEGIKPVLTDSEFIKIMNKIE; this is encoded by the coding sequence ATGGCACAAATAACTAAATGTCTAAACGAATGGAATGCCACAGTGGAAGCATTAGGGCAAGGAAAACAAACAATCCTTATTAGAAACTATAACACTACTTTACCTAATTTTATTCTTTATCCAACTGTTAGTTATGCCCTTAAAGATAACTACTTAGAAAGTTTCCAACCGAAATACAGGGATTTTGTGGAAGAAAACGCCCTTCCTCTAAAAGAAAACAGTAAATTCCTGGTCAAATACTTTGCAAAAGTTGAAAAAGTCATTGAAAAACCTGTTTCTCGTGTAGGATCTTTAAAAAACTATTATATCTGGACCAGTGAACATGTTAAGTCATATATGAATACTCCAAAGGCAAAGGTCTGGATTTTGAGAGTTTATGAACTTAAAGAACCTGTTATGGCTGAGCGTACTAGGGGTATGAGGTATGCTAATTTATTAGAGCCTGTGTCGCTAGAAGGAATTAAACCTGTTCTAACTGACTCTGAATTTATAAAGATTATGAACAAAATTGAATGA
- a CDS encoding DUF2400 family protein: MNNKDFARLLMEEVVDSNPPDSRGFISENGIDDSNLNDADEIWKAFVRYNIDAYGVRSGTVWKYWNLTSDEAILKQRTKLIEKIQKLQGLKCYSNFTFHCPVTYASGEFFNGDKCYLKGSLESCPVIELIKELKWHRAHYRVAKILVEDAKRLLIEDEFGTKNQNLNDILHGIFQKYPNNEQGRTLATKELLSKFDDIKGYGNPPKVITWFFSEMSSPVHQVNHWPNLDHRQLSPVDTHVQRLMVRFGFIDSKDASNKNIEIELSKLYPDEPRKLDHGLYRLGADLEEGICAKTPNCELCKEKHPKLFENCQARQI, translated from the coding sequence ATGAATAATAAAGATTTCGCCAGACTTTTAATGGAAGAAGTTGTAGATAGTAATCCACCTGATTCAAGAGGATTTATAAGTGAAAATGGAATTGATGATTCCAATCTTAATGATGCAGATGAAATATGGAAAGCCTTTGTAAGATATAATATTGATGCATACGGCGTGAGATCTGGCACAGTATGGAAATATTGGAATCTAACATCTGATGAAGCTATTCTCAAACAAAGGACAAAATTAATAGAAAAAATTCAAAAACTTCAAGGCCTTAAATGCTATTCTAATTTTACATTTCACTGCCCAGTAACCTATGCTAGTGGAGAATTTTTTAATGGTGATAAATGTTATTTGAAAGGTTCTTTGGAATCTTGTCCAGTTATTGAGCTTATCAAGGAACTTAAATGGCACAGAGCACATTATAGAGTTGCAAAAATATTAGTTGAAGATGCCAAACGCTTACTAATTGAAGATGAATTTGGTACTAAGAATCAAAACCTAAATGATATTCTCCATGGAATATTTCAAAAATATCCGAATAATGAACAAGGAAGGACTCTAGCAACTAAAGAATTGCTATCAAAATTTGATGATATTAAAGGATACGGAAATCCGCCTAAAGTTATAACCTGGTTTTTCTCTGAAATGAGTAGCCCTGTCCATCAGGTTAATCATTGGCCTAATCTAGATCACCGGCAACTTTCACCAGTTGACACTCATGTGCAACGTTTAATGGTTCGTTTTGGTTTCATTGATAGTAAAGATGCTTCGAATAAGAATATAGAAATTGAATTATCAAAACTTTACCCGGATGAACCTAGAAAGCTTGACCATGGATTGTATAGGTTAGGTGCAGATTTAGAAGAAGGAATATGTGCAAAAACTCCTAATTGTGAACTTTGCAAGGAAAAACATCCTAAATTATTTGAAAATTGTCAGGCTAGGCAAATATGA
- the pglZ gene encoding BREX-1 system phosphatase PglZ type A: protein MNLKYIQQKLNEMFTDDSRQLVFWYDDKAEFGEEINNLQLDNAQVYHLKQDNWLRAKYLLEIEDTTHNYLIYAPFPQPEDKDNYLADMAYFATPFSADKISLITQELNIPDKYKSVLKKYPKFWNANSRVNSFKDLNIEKYSERKIKVAILCVLARVKIVSFDELLRKVLMEDNLDKNKYLIEFEKMGILDDFWELSREKYGFEDKNPTIEKFLISLIITYTSTQFKGNIPKAWEKLLSPKKNNISVFINNLMSNTNYKDQYNTVSSLIAKKMNLESHLKRINVENYFDCDSFEIFDENITLHLTDLLVSNQEELPILYDLLPERQKTHFYKKYANHYEVIKWANFLIKQVNEFSGEPYLDKIDDIITKYCDEWSFIERSYRKFYYSYDKIHDTNRFHKLRQLIENMYTNTYLTKVAMLWSDKLEEIGSIKDLPIDKQYNFYKSNVSRAVKKQKTAVIISDGFRYGCASELKDELNLDPMRKSTIKPMISSIPSKTDLGMACLLPHDKIEFNTKYNVLVDGKPCASTPDRQKILEKYHQDSLALTYDEIMSLNQENLRKKLKNKTLIYIYHNQIDARGDKPATENEVFTACEEAIWEINRLITKLTNEAFFANYFITADHGFIYKRDKLNESDKVDLTSKSVVEKNKRYLLSKEELNIEGTINCTLDYLDMDELYVTVPRGVDVFKVQGAGQNYVHGGASLQEMIVPMIHVKSKMGSKNQEFVELNPILLNNRITNLSTILTFAQKENISSRILPLEAKLYFEDEDGEKISNEVIIYANKKVDSAKDREFKEKFTLRNRTYSKSSKYYLVMKNLENDVEINRWEFIIDIAILDDFEF, encoded by the coding sequence ATGAATTTAAAATACATTCAACAAAAACTCAATGAAATGTTCACTGATGATTCCAGACAACTTGTTTTTTGGTACGATGACAAGGCCGAGTTTGGCGAAGAAATCAATAATTTACAACTTGATAATGCCCAAGTTTACCATTTAAAACAAGATAACTGGTTACGCGCTAAATATTTACTGGAAATTGAAGACACTACCCACAACTACTTGATCTATGCACCATTCCCCCAACCAGAAGACAAAGATAACTACCTAGCAGATATGGCCTATTTTGCTACACCATTTAGTGCTGATAAAATCTCACTCATCACTCAGGAGTTAAATATTCCAGATAAGTATAAATCTGTTTTAAAGAAATATCCTAAATTTTGGAATGCTAATAGTCGAGTTAATAGCTTTAAAGATTTGAATATTGAAAAATATTCAGAAAGAAAGATTAAAGTTGCTATTTTATGTGTTTTAGCCAGAGTAAAAATCGTTAGTTTTGATGAACTCCTAAGAAAAGTGCTCATGGAAGATAATTTAGATAAAAATAAATATTTAATTGAATTTGAGAAGATGGGTATTTTAGATGATTTCTGGGAACTTTCTCGTGAAAAATACGGTTTTGAAGATAAAAATCCAACAATTGAGAAGTTTTTAATTTCCTTAATAATTACTTACACATCTACCCAGTTTAAAGGAAACATACCTAAAGCCTGGGAAAAACTTTTATCACCTAAAAAGAATAACATTTCTGTTTTTATAAATAATTTAATGAGTAACACTAATTATAAAGACCAGTACAATACTGTTTCCAGTTTAATAGCTAAAAAAATGAATTTAGAGAGTCATCTGAAAAGAATCAATGTGGAGAACTATTTTGATTGTGATAGCTTTGAAATATTTGATGAAAATATCACTCTTCACCTGACTGATTTACTGGTAAGTAACCAGGAAGAACTTCCCATACTTTATGATCTATTACCTGAAAGACAAAAAACTCACTTTTATAAAAAATATGCTAATCATTATGAAGTTATAAAATGGGCTAATTTTCTAATCAAACAGGTAAATGAGTTTTCGGGTGAACCCTACCTGGATAAAATTGACGATATCATAACTAAATATTGTGATGAATGGTCCTTTATCGAAAGATCATACCGTAAATTCTATTATTCCTATGATAAAATCCATGATACTAACAGATTCCACAAACTACGGCAATTAATTGAAAATATGTATACCAATACATATCTTACGAAAGTAGCCATGTTATGGTCTGATAAACTGGAAGAAATTGGTTCTATTAAGGATTTACCCATAGATAAGCAGTATAATTTCTATAAAAGTAACGTTTCTCGTGCAGTGAAAAAACAAAAAACTGCGGTTATTATTTCTGATGGATTTAGATATGGATGTGCATCTGAATTAAAAGATGAATTAAACTTAGATCCAATGAGAAAATCAACAATAAAACCTATGATCTCATCCATCCCTTCAAAGACAGATTTAGGAATGGCCTGTTTACTTCCCCATGACAAGATAGAATTTAATACTAAGTATAATGTCTTAGTGGATGGTAAACCGTGTGCAAGCACACCGGATAGACAAAAAATCTTAGAAAAATATCATCAGGACTCATTGGCCTTGACATATGACGAAATAATGTCTTTAAATCAGGAAAATCTTAGGAAAAAACTGAAAAATAAAACTCTTATCTATATTTATCACAATCAAATTGATGCTAGAGGAGATAAACCTGCCACTGAAAATGAAGTGTTTACAGCTTGCGAAGAGGCTATTTGGGAGATAAACAGATTAATTACCAAATTAACCAACGAAGCATTTTTTGCCAATTATTTCATTACTGCTGATCACGGTTTCATTTATAAAAGGGACAAGTTAAATGAAAGTGATAAAGTTGATCTAACCTCTAAAAGTGTTGTTGAAAAAAATAAAAGATATCTATTATCCAAAGAAGAATTAAATATCGAAGGAACCATCAATTGTACTTTAGATTATTTAGATATGGACGAACTTTATGTTACCGTTCCTAGAGGTGTTGATGTATTCAAAGTTCAGGGTGCAGGTCAAAATTATGTTCATGGAGGGGCATCCCTGCAGGAAATGATTGTCCCTATGATACATGTTAAATCTAAAATGGGTAGTAAAAATCAGGAATTTGTTGAATTAAACCCTATTTTACTTAATAATAGGATTACTAACTTAAGCACAATTTTAACTTTTGCTCAAAAAGAAAATATTTCAAGTCGTATCCTGCCTTTAGAAGCTAAACTTTACTTTGAAGATGAAGATGGCGAGAAAATATCCAACGAAGTGATTATTTATGCCAATAAGAAAGTAGATTCAGCTAAAGATAGGGAATTTAAAGAGAAATTTACTTTAAGGAATAGAACCTACTCTAAAAGCAGTAAATATTATCTGGTAATGAAAAATTTGGAGAATGATGTTGAAATCAATCGCTGGGAATTTATTATAGACATTGCAATTTTAGATGACTTTGAATTTTAA
- a CDS encoding restriction endonuclease has translation MTVWLVRAGKFGEREDIALNNNLAAIGWVEMPDMSNIKSRDELRDLYQKTYPDKKKNAASNQIGQIWALISRIKPGDLVVMPSKAKASISIGEATGPYKYRTDLPENSRHTIPVNWIKTDIPRTAFDQDLLYSLGAFMTVCQIKRNNAEVRIKKIMQGKTPGGNGNGGGQEPDEFDIEQAARDQITNHVKIHFKGHELSRLVEAVLQAQGYVTENAKPGPDGGVDILAGTGPMGFGEPKMCVQVKSSESPVDVTVLRGLKGSMTNFGAQQGLLVSWGGFTRAVLEEARKSFFNVRLWDSDDLIKSILKNYDDLSDSFQAELPLKRIWALVVEEE, from the coding sequence TTGACTGTTTGGTTGGTACGTGCAGGTAAATTTGGTGAAAGAGAAGATATTGCCTTAAATAATAATTTAGCAGCTATTGGGTGGGTAGAAATGCCCGATATGTCCAATATAAAATCTAGGGATGAACTTAGAGATTTATATCAAAAAACATATCCCGATAAAAAGAAAAATGCTGCATCAAACCAAATTGGGCAAATATGGGCCTTAATTAGTCGCATTAAACCCGGTGATCTTGTAGTAATGCCTTCCAAAGCCAAAGCATCCATCTCTATTGGGGAAGCTACCGGCCCTTACAAATACCGTACTGATCTTCCTGAAAATTCCAGACATACCATTCCCGTAAACTGGATAAAAACAGATATACCTAGAACCGCCTTTGATCAAGATCTACTCTATTCATTAGGTGCTTTTATGACAGTTTGCCAAATAAAACGTAACAATGCCGAAGTACGCATTAAAAAAATTATGCAAGGAAAGACTCCTGGAGGAAATGGTAATGGTGGAGGACAAGAGCCAGATGAGTTTGATATTGAACAAGCTGCCCGAGACCAAATTACCAACCATGTTAAAATCCATTTTAAAGGTCATGAACTGTCGAGATTGGTTGAGGCAGTTTTACAAGCTCAGGGTTATGTGACTGAAAATGCCAAACCAGGACCAGATGGTGGTGTTGATATACTTGCAGGTACAGGTCCCATGGGGTTTGGCGAACCTAAAATGTGTGTTCAGGTTAAATCTTCAGAGTCCCCTGTTGATGTAACTGTTCTTAGAGGTCTTAAAGGATCTATGACTAACTTTGGTGCTCAACAAGGGTTATTAGTTTCATGGGGAGGCTTCACCAGAGCAGTTTTAGAAGAAGCCCGGAAAAGTTTCTTCAATGTCAGACTATGGGATTCAGATGATCTCATTAAATCCATACTCAAAAATTATGATGATTTATCAGATTCCTTCCAAGCGGAATTACCCTTAAAACGTATTTGGGCATTAGTAGTTGAGGAAGAATAA